A section of the Rhizobium sp. Pop5 genome encodes:
- a CDS encoding DUF2000 domain-containing protein: MTSEDWRVAVIVEPGLPAGELANTVAVLSIGLGAAAPALAGARLTDQGGRTFHISANKPVPVLQAAAMDLRSLLLKALPAPEGALVVPFPRFARALHVYADYEASMPERDLSSETIDGVGLAGPTKWIRSLTGSLKLLR; this comes from the coding sequence ATGACAAGTGAGGATTGGCGTGTCGCGGTGATTGTCGAGCCGGGGCTGCCGGCCGGCGAACTCGCCAATACCGTTGCAGTACTGTCGATCGGCCTTGGCGCGGCAGCTCCCGCGCTTGCCGGCGCGCGGCTCACCGATCAAGGGGGCCGGACATTTCATATCAGCGCCAACAAGCCGGTTCCGGTGCTGCAGGCGGCGGCCATGGATCTTAGATCGCTGTTGCTGAAGGCTTTGCCGGCGCCCGAAGGTGCGCTCGTCGTGCCGTTCCCGCGTTTCGCCCGCGCCTTGCATGTCTATGCCGACTACGAGGCTTCGATGCCTGAGCGCGACCTTTCCTCGGAAACCATCGACGGCGTTGGTCTCGCCGGCCCGACGAAATGGATCCGCTCGCTGACGGGCTCGTTGAAGCTGCTGCGTTGA
- the nirD gene encoding nitrite reductase small subunit NirD, whose amino-acid sequence MTMNWIAIGDISDIPLRGARCVKTPQGKIAVFRTAENEVFAIEDHCPHKGGPLSQGIVHAKAVTCPLHNWVISLETGKALGADEGEVRTIPVRNEDGALFIALESMMMAAE is encoded by the coding sequence ATGACTATGAATTGGATTGCAATCGGCGACATCTCCGACATCCCTTTACGCGGCGCACGCTGCGTGAAGACGCCGCAGGGCAAGATCGCCGTCTTCCGCACGGCCGAGAACGAGGTCTTTGCCATCGAGGATCACTGCCCGCACAAGGGCGGCCCGCTCTCCCAGGGCATCGTGCATGCCAAGGCCGTCACCTGCCCGCTGCACAACTGGGTGATCTCTCTTGAAACCGGCAAGGCGCTCGGCGCCGACGAGGGCGAGGTCAGGACCATCCCGGTCCGCAATGAGGACGGCGCCCTCTTCATCGCGCTCGAAAGCATGATGATGGCGGCGGAATAG
- the nirB gene encoding nitrite reductase large subunit NirB: MTEKLVIIGNGMAPGRMLEHLLERAPGRYEVTIFNAEPRVNYDRIMLSPVLSGEKDYEQIIIHGDGWYIKHGIMLYKGHRIVNIDRDAKTVTSDHGVTESYDKLVIATGSVPFIIPVPGKDLPGVITYRDLDDVQAMLLAAQSREKAVVIGGGLLGLEAAAGLAQRGMDVTVLHVMPTLMERQLDPAAGYLLQKAVEERGIKVICKANTKAIIGNGKVEGIELDDGRIIPATLVVMAVGIRPSVGLAKDAGLAVNRGIVVDSGMQTSDGDILALGECAEVGGMVYGLVAPLYEMARIAAAHLSGDRSPAFVHADTPTKLKVTGIELYSLGDFADGDDREEIVLRDASAGVYKRLVLKDNKIIGTVLYGETADGAWFNDLKKKATDISEMRETLIFGQAYQGGSPLDPMAAVAALPDDAEICGCNGVCKGKITSTITGKGLTSLDDVRAHTKASASCGSCTGLVEQLMALTLGDGYNPAAVQPMCTCTELGHDDVRRLIKAKGLKTIPAVMQELEWKTSCGCAKCRPALNYYLVCDWPDEYADDYQSRFINERVHANIQKDGTYSVVPRMWGGVTNSSELRAIADVVDKFEIPMVKVTGGQRIDLLGIEKEDLPAVWADLGKAGFISGQAYAKGLRTVKTCVGSDWCRFGTQDSTGLGIRIEKFMWGSWTPAKLKMAVSGCPRNCAEATCKDIGVICVDSGFEIHFAGAAGLDIKGTEVLGLVKTEDEALEHIVALTQMYREQARYLERIYKWAKRVGLDEIRRQIMDDADKRKAYYDRFVFSQKFAQVDPWSERVSGKDKHEFKPMATIGYPQAAE, encoded by the coding sequence ATGACCGAAAAACTCGTCATCATCGGCAATGGCATGGCGCCCGGGCGCATGCTGGAGCACCTCCTCGAACGGGCGCCCGGACGCTATGAAGTTACGATCTTCAATGCCGAGCCGCGCGTCAATTACGACCGCATCATGCTGTCGCCGGTTCTGTCAGGCGAAAAGGACTACGAGCAGATCATCATTCATGGTGACGGCTGGTACATCAAGCACGGCATCATGCTCTACAAGGGTCACAGGATCGTCAACATCGATCGTGACGCCAAGACCGTCACCTCCGATCACGGCGTCACCGAAAGCTACGACAAGCTGGTGATTGCAACCGGCTCCGTTCCCTTCATCATCCCCGTTCCGGGCAAGGATCTGCCCGGCGTCATCACCTATCGCGACCTCGACGACGTGCAGGCCATGCTGCTTGCCGCCCAGTCACGCGAAAAGGCCGTCGTCATCGGCGGCGGCCTGCTTGGCCTCGAAGCGGCGGCGGGCCTCGCGCAGCGCGGCATGGACGTCACCGTTCTGCACGTCATGCCGACGCTGATGGAGCGCCAGCTCGATCCGGCCGCAGGCTATCTCCTGCAGAAGGCGGTCGAAGAACGCGGCATCAAGGTCATCTGCAAGGCCAATACCAAAGCGATCATCGGCAATGGCAAGGTCGAGGGCATCGAGCTCGACGACGGCCGCATCATCCCGGCAACGCTTGTTGTGATGGCCGTCGGCATTCGCCCGAGCGTCGGCCTGGCAAAAGACGCCGGCCTTGCGGTCAATCGCGGCATCGTCGTCGATTCCGGAATGCAGACCTCGGACGGCGATATTCTGGCGCTCGGCGAATGCGCCGAGGTGGGCGGCATGGTCTACGGCCTCGTCGCGCCGCTCTATGAGATGGCCCGCATCGCCGCCGCGCATCTCTCCGGGGATCGCTCGCCCGCTTTCGTGCATGCGGATACGCCGACGAAATTGAAGGTCACAGGCATCGAGCTCTATTCCCTCGGCGATTTCGCCGATGGCGACGACCGCGAGGAGATCGTGCTGCGCGATGCAAGCGCCGGCGTCTACAAGCGCCTCGTATTGAAGGACAACAAGATCATCGGCACTGTGCTTTACGGCGAAACCGCCGATGGCGCCTGGTTCAATGATCTGAAGAAGAAGGCCACCGATATTTCGGAGATGCGCGAGACGCTGATCTTCGGACAGGCCTACCAGGGAGGGTCGCCGCTGGACCCTATGGCGGCCGTTGCAGCCTTGCCGGATGACGCGGAGATCTGTGGCTGCAACGGCGTATGCAAGGGTAAAATCACGTCGACCATCACCGGTAAGGGACTGACGTCGCTCGACGACGTGCGCGCTCATACGAAGGCATCTGCCTCCTGCGGCTCCTGCACCGGCCTCGTCGAGCAACTGATGGCACTGACGCTCGGCGATGGCTACAATCCCGCTGCCGTGCAGCCGATGTGCACCTGCACCGAGCTCGGCCATGACGATGTCCGCCGGCTGATCAAGGCGAAGGGGCTGAAGACCATTCCGGCCGTCATGCAGGAGCTGGAATGGAAGACCTCCTGCGGCTGCGCCAAATGCCGGCCGGCGCTCAACTATTACCTCGTCTGCGACTGGCCGGACGAATATGCCGACGACTACCAGTCGCGTTTCATCAATGAGCGCGTCCACGCCAACATCCAGAAAGACGGCACCTACTCCGTCGTTCCCCGCATGTGGGGCGGCGTCACCAATTCGAGCGAGCTGCGCGCCATCGCCGATGTCGTCGACAAGTTCGAAATCCCGATGGTCAAGGTGACCGGCGGCCAGCGCATCGACCTGCTCGGCATCGAGAAGGAAGACCTGCCGGCCGTCTGGGCCGATCTCGGCAAGGCCGGCTTCATCTCCGGCCAGGCCTATGCCAAGGGCCTGCGTACGGTGAAGACCTGCGTCGGCTCCGACTGGTGTCGCTTCGGCACCCAGGATTCCACCGGTCTCGGTATCCGCATCGAGAAGTTCATGTGGGGCTCCTGGACACCCGCCAAGCTGAAGATGGCCGTCTCCGGCTGCCCGCGCAATTGCGCGGAAGCAACCTGCAAGGACATCGGTGTGATCTGCGTGGATTCCGGTTTCGAGATCCATTTCGCAGGAGCGGCCGGTCTCGATATCAAGGGCACGGAAGTGCTCGGTCTCGTGAAGACCGAGGACGAAGCGCTGGAGCATATCGTGGCGCTGACGCAGATGTACCGTGAGCAGGCCCGCTACCTCGAGCGCATCTACAAGTGGGCCAAGCGCGTCGGCCTGGACGAAATCCGCCGCCAGATCATGGACGATGCCGACAAGCGCAAGGCCTATTACGACCGCTTCGTCTTCAGCCAGAAATTCGCCCAGGTAGATCCCTGGTCGGAGCGCGTTTCCGGCAAAGACAAGCATGAATTCAAGCCGATGGCGACGATCGGCTATCCGCAGGCCGCCGAGTAA
- a CDS encoding Lrp/AsnC family transcriptional regulator — protein MEFEPGDIRILKALQSEGRLTNQELAERVGMSTSPCWRKVKRLEEAGVIRGYQAVVDRRAVGLGVLAFVRVQIDTHSHDEAERFEREVGELEAVIACYSVAGEADFLLQVVAADLDSYAEFAMTVIRRLPGIKEMHTMFVLKDIKASTILPVQLSTAGRSR, from the coding sequence ATGGAATTCGAGCCGGGAGATATCCGCATATTGAAGGCGCTACAGAGCGAGGGCCGGCTGACCAACCAGGAGCTTGCCGAGCGCGTGGGAATGTCGACCTCTCCCTGCTGGCGTAAGGTGAAGCGGCTGGAGGAGGCCGGCGTTATCCGCGGCTATCAGGCCGTCGTCGATCGCCGCGCCGTCGGCCTCGGGGTTCTTGCCTTCGTGCGTGTGCAGATCGACACACATTCTCATGACGAGGCCGAACGGTTCGAGCGTGAGGTCGGAGAACTGGAGGCGGTCATCGCCTGCTATTCGGTCGCCGGCGAAGCAGATTTCCTGCTGCAGGTGGTCGCGGCCGATCTCGACAGCTATGCCGAATTCGCCATGACAGTCATCCGTCGCCTGCCCGGCATCAAGGAGATGCATACGATGTTCGTGCTGAAGGACATCAAGGCGTCGACGATCCTGCCCGTACAGCTATCGACCGCCGGCCGTTCGCGCTGA
- a CDS encoding HAD-IA family hydrolase translates to MSLPMPRGFEKPYAAFLFDMDGTILNSILAAERSDWARRHGLDVAEFLPKMHGSRGIDTIARLNLPGVDPEYEAKLVTEAEIADVNDVGAIPGAAAFLSSLPPDRWAIVTSSPLRLAHRRLEAAGLPRPKFMVTAEDVTVGKPDPQCYILGAERLGVSTHDCLVFEDVAAGIAAGEAAGADVMVVTATHQHKMETVHPSLASYDEISVRISADHKIFIVPSAV, encoded by the coding sequence TTGTCCCTGCCGATGCCCCGCGGCTTCGAGAAGCCCTATGCCGCCTTCCTGTTCGATATGGACGGCACCATCCTCAATTCGATCCTGGCGGCTGAGCGGAGCGACTGGGCGAGGCGTCATGGGCTCGATGTCGCTGAATTCTTGCCGAAGATGCACGGCTCGCGCGGCATCGACACGATCGCCCGGCTGAACCTGCCCGGCGTCGATCCTGAATACGAAGCAAAACTGGTGACCGAGGCCGAAATTGCCGATGTCAATGATGTCGGTGCCATTCCGGGTGCCGCAGCATTCCTAAGTTCGCTGCCGCCGGACCGCTGGGCGATCGTCACCTCCTCGCCGCTGCGCCTTGCTCACCGGCGGCTGGAGGCGGCTGGTCTGCCGCGGCCTAAATTCATGGTGACGGCGGAAGACGTGACGGTCGGGAAACCCGATCCGCAATGTTATATTCTTGGCGCCGAGCGCCTTGGCGTCAGCACGCATGATTGCCTTGTATTCGAGGATGTTGCAGCCGGCATCGCCGCCGGCGAGGCGGCCGGTGCCGATGTCATGGTCGTCACCGCGACCCATCAGCACAAGATGGAGACGGTGCATCCGAGCCTGGCATCCTATGACGAAATCTCGGTCCGCATTTCCGCCGACCATAAGATATTCATCGTGCCCAGCGCGGTCTGA
- a CDS encoding NAD(P)/FAD-dependent oxidoreductase → MNAHFRPAPRRLKIAVIGSGISGAAAAWALNPVHDVMLYESQARAGGHTATVDVDYDGVRIAVDTGFIVYNEANYPNLTALFAELGIATHASDMSFSLSLDRGRLEWSGGGLSSIFAQKLNLLRPSFLWMIREILRFNRMCLEDRAAGHLASRSIGDYLDWRGFSPGFTNNYLAPMAAAIWSTPSARMLQFPAEHFVNFFDNHRLIYRRQQQWRTLTGGSRTYLDRLLQPLGERVKLSCGVRGVIRGEHGITIIDETGSERPFDKVIFACHSDQTARLLSDATDGESRLLAAIPYQPNRVVLHRDEALMPRRRKVWASWNYLRSSREDGKAGVAVTYWMNRLQNIDHRFPLFVTLNPDREPDHRKVFAEFTYEHPQFSAEAMAAQRALAAIQGQNNCHFAGAWMGYGFHEDGLVSGLAAAEALGGFIPWRAPRASWETQSDVAA, encoded by the coding sequence ATGAACGCGCATTTCCGCCCTGCTCCGCGCCGCCTGAAGATCGCCGTCATCGGCTCCGGCATTTCGGGCGCCGCTGCAGCCTGGGCACTCAATCCCGTGCATGACGTTATGCTCTATGAGAGCCAAGCCCGCGCCGGAGGCCATACGGCGACGGTCGACGTGGACTACGACGGAGTTCGGATCGCAGTCGATACTGGCTTCATCGTCTATAACGAAGCGAATTATCCGAACCTGACGGCGCTCTTCGCCGAGCTCGGCATCGCCACGCATGCGAGCGACATGAGTTTTTCGCTCTCGCTCGATCGCGGCAGGCTGGAATGGAGCGGCGGCGGGCTATCCTCCATCTTTGCGCAGAAGCTCAATCTGTTGCGGCCCTCCTTCCTTTGGATGATCCGCGAAATTCTGCGCTTCAACCGCATGTGCCTCGAAGACCGGGCCGCCGGCCATCTCGCCTCGCGCTCGATCGGCGATTATCTCGACTGGCGCGGCTTCTCGCCCGGGTTCACCAACAACTATCTCGCACCGATGGCAGCGGCGATCTGGTCGACGCCATCAGCCCGCATGCTGCAGTTTCCGGCGGAGCATTTCGTCAATTTCTTCGACAATCATCGCCTGATCTATCGCCGGCAGCAACAGTGGCGCACGCTGACCGGCGGCAGCCGCACCTATCTCGACCGGCTGCTGCAGCCGCTCGGCGAGCGGGTGAAGCTTTCCTGCGGCGTGCGCGGCGTGATCCGCGGCGAACACGGCATCACGATCATCGACGAAACGGGCAGCGAGCGCCCATTCGACAAGGTGATCTTCGCCTGCCACAGCGATCAGACGGCACGGCTGCTCTCCGATGCCACCGACGGGGAAAGCAGGCTTCTAGCCGCCATCCCCTACCAGCCGAACCGCGTCGTCCTTCACCGCGACGAGGCGCTGATGCCGCGGCGGCGCAAGGTCTGGGCCTCGTGGAATTATCTACGCTCCAGCCGCGAGGATGGAAAGGCAGGCGTGGCCGTCACCTACTGGATGAACCGGCTGCAGAACATCGACCACAGGTTCCCGCTGTTCGTGACGCTCAATCCCGACCGCGAGCCCGATCACCGCAAGGTGTTTGCCGAATTCACCTACGAGCATCCGCAATTCTCGGCCGAGGCCATGGCGGCGCAGCGGGCGCTTGCAGCCATTCAGGGACAGAACAATTGCCATTTCGCCGGGGCCTGGATGGGATATGGATTTCACGAGGATGGACTCGTTTCCGGCTTGGCGGCCGCAGAGGCTCTCGGCGGGTTCATACCCTGGCGAGCGCCTCGAGCTTCTTGGGAAACCCAATCGGACGTGGCGGCATGA
- a CDS encoding nitrate reductase — protein sequence MMAEVKTTCPYCGVGCGVTAAVDEAGTVSVKGDPEHPSNFGRLCSKGSALAETIDLDGRLLYPEIAGERSGWDEALDLVARRFSETIAEHGPDSVAFYVSGQLLTEDYYIANKLMKGFIGSANIDTNSRLCMSSSVAGHRRAFGADTVPGTYEDIELADLVVLTGSNLAWCHPVIYQRLAAAKTARPSMRVVVIDPRRTMTCDIADLHLAIRPDGDVALFMGLLAHLATSPAIDQNYIAAHTEGFAAAFAAAAALDINELLERTGLPAMQIREFFRLFETTEKVVTCYSQGVNQSSSGTDKVNAILNCHLATGRIGRPGMGPFSLTGQPNAMGGREVGGLANMLAAHMAIENPEDRDRVQRFWNSPVIAAKPGLKAVDMFRAVADGRIKALWVMATNPVVSMPAADSVESAIAACPFVVVSDILKETDTTRHAHVLLPSLGWGEKNGTVTNSERRISRQRPFLDIPGEAKADWWQLAEVARRMGFADAFDFDAPVDIFAEHAALSAFENDGSRDFDIGARADIAGAAYDELSPFQWPQAAGTAGGVTRFFAEGGFFHPDRKARFVAVEPPATDRTNADFPFTMNTGRIRDQWHTMTRTGKSARLSAHIAEPFAEIHPRDAIETGISSAGLVEIESPHGKAVVRALVTDRQARGGIFAPMHWNDQFAAKARIDAMVAPITDPFSGQPASKNVAVAVRPFRATHYGFAVSAVKPATPDAGYWALAKAVGGWRLELAFSEAIEDWVSWCRAVFAIPDEIEPLGYADRQSGDLRLAFFDGETLLAALFLAREPVAVARNWAISQLTASHGDLRKRFALVAGRPGAGRPDPGATVCSCFSVGVNQIAAAVRGGCHSVEAVGKETSAGTNCGSCRGEIGKIIDRCLAAAAE from the coding sequence ATGATGGCCGAGGTCAAGACCACCTGTCCCTATTGCGGCGTCGGCTGCGGCGTGACCGCCGCGGTCGACGAGGCCGGCACGGTCAGCGTCAAGGGCGATCCCGAGCATCCGTCGAATTTCGGCCGGCTCTGCTCGAAGGGCTCGGCGCTTGCCGAAACGATCGATCTCGACGGCCGGCTTCTCTATCCCGAAATCGCTGGCGAACGGAGCGGCTGGGACGAGGCGCTTGATCTCGTTGCCCGGCGTTTTTCCGAAACGATCGCCGAACATGGGCCTGATTCCGTCGCCTTCTACGTCTCGGGTCAGTTGCTGACCGAAGACTATTACATCGCCAACAAGCTGATGAAGGGCTTCATCGGCTCGGCCAATATCGACACCAATTCGCGGCTCTGCATGTCCTCATCGGTGGCGGGACATCGCCGCGCCTTTGGCGCAGATACCGTGCCCGGCACCTATGAGGATATCGAGCTGGCGGATCTGGTGGTCTTGACCGGTTCCAACCTCGCCTGGTGCCATCCCGTCATCTATCAGCGGCTCGCTGCCGCGAAAACGGCGCGGCCGAGCATGCGGGTCGTCGTCATCGATCCTCGCCGGACGATGACATGCGACATCGCCGACCTGCATCTGGCCATCCGCCCGGATGGCGACGTCGCGCTTTTCATGGGGCTGCTGGCTCATCTCGCGACGAGCCCGGCGATCGACCAGAACTATATTGCCGCCCATACGGAAGGGTTTGCCGCCGCCTTTGCGGCGGCCGCAGCACTCGATATCAACGAGCTCCTGGAACGGACCGGCCTGCCGGCCATGCAGATCCGGGAATTTTTCCGGCTGTTCGAGACGACCGAGAAGGTCGTCACCTGCTACAGCCAGGGCGTCAACCAGTCCTCCTCCGGCACCGACAAGGTCAATGCCATCCTCAACTGTCATCTGGCGACCGGCCGCATCGGCCGCCCGGGCATGGGACCGTTCTCGCTGACCGGCCAGCCGAACGCCATGGGCGGGCGCGAGGTCGGCGGTCTCGCCAATATGCTTGCCGCCCACATGGCGATCGAAAACCCTGAGGACCGGGACCGCGTGCAGCGCTTCTGGAACTCGCCTGTTATTGCCGCAAAGCCCGGCCTGAAGGCGGTCGACATGTTCCGTGCGGTGGCCGACGGGCGCATCAAGGCGCTCTGGGTCATGGCCACCAATCCCGTTGTCTCGATGCCGGCTGCCGACAGCGTCGAAAGCGCGATCGCCGCCTGTCCCTTCGTCGTCGTGTCCGACATCCTGAAAGAGACGGATACGACCCGGCACGCGCATGTGCTTTTGCCCTCGCTCGGCTGGGGCGAGAAGAACGGCACCGTCACCAATTCCGAGCGGCGCATCTCAAGGCAGCGGCCTTTCCTCGACATCCCCGGCGAGGCGAAGGCCGACTGGTGGCAGCTTGCGGAAGTCGCCCGCCGCATGGGATTTGCCGATGCCTTCGACTTCGATGCGCCGGTCGATATCTTTGCGGAACATGCCGCGCTTTCCGCCTTCGAAAATGACGGCAGCCGCGATTTCGATATCGGCGCCCGCGCCGATATTGCCGGTGCCGCCTATGATGAACTGTCACCTTTCCAATGGCCGCAGGCGGCAGGGACCGCAGGCGGCGTCACCCGTTTCTTCGCCGAGGGCGGTTTCTTCCATCCCGACCGCAAGGCACGCTTCGTCGCGGTGGAGCCGCCCGCAACGGATCGCACCAATGCCGACTTTCCCTTCACCATGAATACCGGACGCATCCGCGACCAGTGGCACACGATGACGCGGACCGGAAAGAGCGCGCGGCTCTCAGCCCACATCGCCGAGCCTTTCGCGGAAATCCATCCGCGCGATGCGATCGAGACCGGCATATCAAGCGCCGGTTTGGTGGAGATCGAAAGCCCGCACGGCAAGGCTGTCGTCCGTGCCTTGGTGACCGATCGCCAGGCGCGCGGCGGCATCTTTGCGCCGATGCACTGGAACGATCAGTTCGCGGCAAAAGCGCGGATCGACGCCATGGTTGCGCCGATCACCGACCCGTTTTCCGGTCAGCCGGCGTCGAAGAACGTCGCCGTCGCCGTCCGCCCCTTCCGCGCTACGCATTATGGTTTCGCCGTCTCGGCCGTAAAACCCGCCACGCCCGACGCGGGCTATTGGGCGCTGGCGAAAGCTGTCGGCGGCTGGCGGCTGGAGCTTGCCTTCAGCGAGGCCATTGAAGACTGGGTCTCTTGGTGCCGCGCGGTTTTCGCCATTCCTGATGAAATCGAGCCGCTCGGTTATGCCGACCGGCAATCCGGCGACCTCAGGCTTGCCTTCTTCGATGGCGAGACCCTGCTTGCCGCGCTGTTCCTCGCACGCGAGCCGGTCGCCGTCGCGCGCAACTGGGCGATCTCGCAACTTACCGCCTCGCATGGCGACCTCAGGAAACGCTTTGCGCTGGTCGCCGGCCGCCCCGGGGCCGGCAGGCCGGACCCGGGCGCGACCGTCTGCTCCTGTTTCAGCGTCGGAGTGAATCAGATCGCCGCCGCCGTGCGCGGCGGGTGCCACAGCGTCGAGGCGGTCGGCAAGGAAACAAGCGCTGGAACCAATTGCGGCTCCTGCCGTGGCGAAATCGGCAAGATCATCGACCGCTGTCTTGCCGCAGCCGCGGAATGA
- a CDS encoding deoxyribodipyrimidine photo-lyase: MTKDATKPVILWFRKDLRLGDNKALDAAHLSGRPIIPFYIREPEAAGTGPLGAAQCWWLHHSLDALDSSLRERQGRLVLAGGRALEVLRAVIGTSGADAVFWNRRYDPAGMSIDIRIKHELEKQAIEVQSFGGQLLHEPSRLVTGGGTPYRVYTPFWRALENAGEPEPPMDAPPKLHLAQELPASDMLDSWGLLPKKPDWARDFADLWTPGEQGAREKLRAFVEHGLAGYKENRDHPARDATSMLSPHLALGEISPARIWDETRGLSKQVPAADIVHFRKEIAWREFSYHLLFHFPHLASANWNDRFDGFEWRNDGEDFKAWRRGMTGYPIVDAGMRQLWRHGWMHNRVRMIVASFLIKDLMIDWRRGEAWFRDTLVDADPANNAASWQWVAGSGADASPFFRIFNPVLQGETFDPDGDYVRNHVPELRGLDAKYIHRPFEAPKSVLNEAGVTLGETYPKPIVDHASARDRALAAYRAIKDAA, from the coding sequence TTGACTAAGGACGCGACAAAACCTGTCATTCTCTGGTTTCGCAAGGATTTGCGCCTTGGTGACAACAAGGCACTCGATGCAGCCCATCTCTCCGGGCGGCCGATCATCCCCTTCTACATAAGGGAGCCCGAAGCAGCAGGCACGGGGCCGCTGGGCGCTGCGCAGTGCTGGTGGCTGCATCATTCTCTGGATGCGCTCGACAGCTCGCTGCGCGAGCGGCAGGGACGGTTGGTGCTTGCCGGCGGCAGGGCCTTGGAGGTGCTCCGCGCCGTCATCGGGACAAGCGGCGCCGACGCCGTCTTTTGGAACCGACGCTACGATCCGGCAGGAATGTCCATCGACATTCGCATCAAGCATGAACTGGAGAAGCAGGCGATCGAGGTCCAAAGCTTCGGCGGCCAATTGCTGCACGAACCTTCGAGGCTGGTGACCGGCGGCGGTACCCCCTATCGCGTCTACACGCCGTTCTGGCGCGCGCTGGAGAATGCCGGCGAACCGGAGCCGCCCATGGACGCACCGCCGAAGCTGCATCTGGCTCAGGAGCTTCCGGCATCGGACATGCTGGACAGCTGGGGGCTGCTGCCGAAAAAGCCGGATTGGGCACGAGATTTCGCCGACCTGTGGACGCCGGGCGAGCAAGGCGCGCGGGAGAAGCTTCGCGCCTTCGTCGAGCACGGTCTCGCCGGCTACAAGGAAAACCGCGACCATCCGGCGAGGGACGCGACCTCGATGCTGTCGCCGCATCTGGCGCTCGGCGAGATCTCCCCTGCCCGCATCTGGGATGAGACGCGCGGCCTGTCCAAGCAAGTGCCGGCAGCCGACATCGTGCATTTCCGCAAGGAAATCGCCTGGCGCGAATTCTCCTATCACCTGCTCTTCCATTTTCCGCACCTTGCCTCGGCCAACTGGAACGATCGTTTCGACGGCTTCGAATGGCGCAACGACGGCGAAGATTTCAAAGCGTGGCGCCGTGGCATGACCGGCTATCCGATCGTCGATGCCGGCATGCGCCAGCTCTGGCGCCACGGCTGGATGCACAATCGCGTGCGCATGATCGTCGCCTCCTTCCTGATCAAGGACCTGATGATCGACTGGCGCCGAGGCGAGGCCTGGTTCCGGGATACGCTGGTCGATGCCGATCCGGCCAATAACGCGGCAAGCTGGCAATGGGTCGCAGGCTCCGGAGCCGACGCCTCGCCATTCTTCCGCATCTTCAATCCGGTGCTGCAAGGCGAAACCTTCGATCCCGACGGCGACTATGTCAGAAACCACGTGCCGGAGCTTCGGGGACTTGACGCGAAATACATCCATCGGCCGTTCGAGGCGCCGAAGAGCGTCCTTAACGAGGCCGGCGTCACCCTTGGTGAAACTTATCCGAAACCGATCGTCGACCATGCCAGCGCCCGCGACCGCGCGCTCGCGGCCTACAGAGCCATAAAGGACGCCGCATGA